A genomic stretch from Oncorhynchus masou masou isolate Uvic2021 unplaced genomic scaffold, UVic_Omas_1.1 unplaced_scaffold_1779, whole genome shotgun sequence includes:
- the LOC135532237 gene encoding uncharacterized protein LOC135532237, with product MALRTAGSVLVVFLWSVAVVLGQYVWSVTYTTQSICVLEGSSVNLFCSYTYPSGYTVTTTFWFTKWGTGVEPKDLGQDPEYAGRLEYHGDKKKDWTLRITDLRERDSATYRFRLLTDQEGGKYSGSPGVNLSVTALQVKVTPAAKGQKTLTCITTCTLTDNPTYIWYKNGQHLDESTSPEYKYSVYTNSKDSYSCAVKGHEDLPSPAVCVQGQSCIRVTYTKRRICVLKGSTVDISCTVGYYYTTSSFWFRSDKSTPEDLTRDPGYAGRVKCTGTYRGPFTLRITDLREEDSAEYRFTFKKHNIDWGHRFPGTTLSVTGNTTMYDATVNHNELQDKYINHPVNTEVYVVLYILFQVCR from the exons atggccttgagaacagcaggaagtgtgttggtggtctttctctggtctgtagcAG TGGTACTTGGTCAGTATGTCTGGAGTGTGACTTACACCACTCAGAGTATCTGTGTCTTGGAGGGGTCATCAGTGAATCTGTTctgctcttacacatatcccagTGGTTATACAGTCACAACAACCTTCTGGTTCACTAAATGGGGGACTGGTGTAGAACCTAAAGATCTAGGTCAGGACCCAGAGTATGCAGGCCGTCTGGAGTATCATGGGGATAAGAAGAAAGACTGgaccctgagaatcacagacctgagagagagagactcagctaCGTACAGGTTCAGATTACTAACAGATCAGGAAGGAGGGAAATATTCTGGAAGTCCTGGAGTCaatctgtctgttacag CTctgcaggtgaaggtgactcCTGCTGCAAAGGGACagaagacactgacctgtatcaccacctgtactctgactgacaaccccacctacatctggtacaagaacggacaacATCTAGATGAGAGCACCTCCCCCGAGTACAAATACTCAGTCTACACTAACAGtaaagacagttactcctgtgctgtaaaaggccatgAGGATCTCCCCTCTCCTGCAGTGT GTGTTCAGGGTCAGAGCTGCATCAGAGTGACTTACACCAAGAGGAGAATCTGTgtcttgaaggggtcaacagtggacatATCCTGTACTGTTGGTTATTATTACACCACATCATCATTCTGGTTTAGAAGTGATAAGTCGACCCCTGAAGACCTAACCAGAGACCCAGGGTATGCAGGTCGTGTGAAGTGCACTGGAACATACAGAGGTCCCTtcaccctgagaatcacagatcTGAGAGAGGAGGACTCAGCTGAGTATCGCTTCACTTTTAAAAAACACAACATTGACTGGGGTCATAGATTCCCAGGAACaactctgtctgtcacaggtaaTACTACAATGTATGATGCAACTGTAAATCATAATGAATTACAGGATAAATATATTAACCATCCTGTTAACACAGAGGTGTATGTGGTTTTATACATATTGTTTCAGGTctgcaggtga